TAAGGGGGGAATAACTTCGACTTATTTATTGGAATGGTTGCCAAGAAGAAAATTAAAGACTTCAAGGATTTGGATAAGTTCCCAGATTTAAAAGAAGCTCTAGTACCAGCTATTAAGACATTGCCCTCAGGTTCAATAAATACTAAAGTAATCGTTACTGAAGGCGAAATTGTAGAGAGAGTTTATAAAACACCAAAAGGTGAAATTATATCTCTTTTCGCAAATGACTTATCGGAACAAGCTGCCTAAATTTTCTTGTTAAAATCAATTATTTTACTATTTCTCCATAGAAAGGGTTGGATCATATTGTTAGCACAACAATAAAAGATAGCAAAGAAAACATCCAATATTGAGCAGTTCTGTAATCCTAGTTTATTGTTTTTAATTGATCAATGTCTTCTAAAGAAGAAATCCTGTCCATCCTAGAAGCCTTTGCCTCAACAGAGAGAATGGGATCATTCTTTTTGGACAATGCAACCCCCGACTTTTTATTTATAAGACCAAGCGGAAATCCCATTGACGCGAAAGGTTTTCAAGAGATGTGGTCCTCAGGAGATCTTGTATTACAAAGCGCAGAAGTCACAAAGGTGCACAAATTTGAACTCTTAGGTTCAAATGCTGCAATGTGCGTTTTCACCCTAGGTTCAAAATTTACTTATAAAGGGACTCAAAATGATGACCTCCCTACAGTAACTTCTATTTTTAAAAAGATTGATGAGAAATGGAAAGTAGCGTGGATGCAAAGATCTTCAGGCCAGTCAGATATGACTTTGTGGAACGACTAATTTATATTTCCTTCTTAATGGTTAAGTATTCGTAAATTCTATTTATATCCTTACGTCTGAAGTAATCATTGAACAAGATAGATAATTTAAAAGAGAAATAGTAAATAGTCGTAAATGCAAGAAAAGCCAAATGTTGAAGAGCTGATTGCAGATTCAATGACATTGCTCTTAATTAGAGCCCAAAAGCTACCTAAAAGGGAAAGACTAGCAATTGCTCAAGAGTTTAGAGAGTGGCTTAATGGTAGTTGCAAAGTAGAAAATATATTGATCCTAGATACAAGAATCAAATAGTAATAACTACATCCAGTTGATAATCATCAATATTACTGAATTAATTTACATTGCGTTAATCACGCGCTAATCAAACAAAAAACCATTAAAAAAGCCTCTTCCGTAATGACAGAGAAGAGGCCTTTTTATTAGTTATAAAACTAAGGACTAAACAATTCCTGGAATGATCCAACCTGTTATTCCGTAGTTAATCACTGCAGCAAAGAAGCCCATCATCGCTAGACGACCATTCATTTGCTCTGCTGTTTTCCAGTAGTTAGTTTCTTTGTTCATTACACGAAACCTGGAATGATTTGACCGGTTGTGGCATAAGCACCGACTAGAGCAATGCATCCAAATAATGCTGCATAGCCGTTAAGCCTTTCTGCTGTTACCTTTTCAGGATCGATGTTTCTGTTGCTGTTGTTTTGAGTAGTCATTAAACGACACCTGGGATAAGTTGACCGGTTGTTAGGTAGATACCTGTTAGAAGAACGAATGCCATCATGGCTGGTCTGCCGATGCTTCTTTCTAAGATCGTTTTGTTAGATGGTTGCATTGTTTTAGTAGTTACTTGTTAGTAGTTATTGGTTTAGAAAATTCCAGGAATGATTTGACCTGTTGTGAAGTATGAAACCAAAAGACTGACCATTCCGATCATTGCCCAACGGCCATTTGTCTTTTCTGCTTCTTCTGGATAACTGGTGTAGTCCTCTACAAGCTGAGGCTGTGTTTCACGGCCAAAGATATTTTGCTTGCCGTACTCAGTGATTACTTGAGATGAGGTTGAACTTGTCATTACTGGAATTGCGTTGATGTGAAGTAATGTAAAGTATGGATTTTTTAAGTGAAAGATACGGTCGGGTACGGCTTACTCACTTTATGAAGATCTTAAAGTCGATTTTCAATAAAAAATTCCAATGAAGATTACTTAGTGAATTAAATACAGAATTGCTAAATCCTGATTAGATTCTGCGACTTTCCTTCTTAAAAAAGTTAATGCCTCATCATTCATATTTGACTCAGCAATCATTTTTTCGGCTTCATTAATACCATGCTCAAGATTTTTAATTTTTAATTGAAGAACCTCCCTATCTTTTCTGCACTGCGCAAGTGTGAAGTCATCAATCATTTTAGTAAATATTTAAGCGGCTAAAAATCTTACTTAGATTAATAGGTCAAATAAAGTGTTTAAAAACTCTAATCTAGAATCTAATGTTTTATGACCAAATTCTTTTTGTTGTTGTTTTAAAATGGATTGACCGTCTGCCCCTAATGCTGAAGAAATAAGTTTATGATCTTCTGAAATCCACGTATCAACCATCTCATCGTCAATCTCAACGTGAAATTGCATCCCATAAGCTAATGGACCAATACTAAATAATTGCTCCTTACATCTACAACTACTAGCAATAAGCTCTGCAGAATTAGGCAATAAAATTCTATCTCCATGCCAATGCAAAACAGGGAAAGGATGTCTTAAAAGTCTTGTCAATTTAAAGTTATCCTCTAGTGATTGAGGAAAGATATTGTCCCACCCTATTTCAGCTAATGGTTGATGGGATACCTCATCCTGAATCATTTCAACATCACCACCAGCTGCATAGGCTAAAAGTTGAGCACCCAAGCATACTCCTATCAACCCAACGCCTTGATTTAAGGCTTCTTTTATTAGACCAATTTCTTCAACAAGCCATGGATAAGTTGAAGTACCAATGTCTCTTATACCCATAGGTCCACCCAACACCAAAAGTAAATCTCCATTCCTAAGTTCTGGTAGAGAGTCTCCTAGATCCAAACGAAAAGTACAAACACTAAATCCTCTTTCCTCAGCAAGGTTGACAAACAATCCGGGGCGCTCGCGTTCTAAATGCTGAAGAACAAGTAAACGACTCATAAATAAATTAAAAGTCTACATTTTCATTTGGCGTAAAAACCGAGCAATACAACTTGATAAACAGCTCTGCCTCACTTTCATCTTTACCCTCATATTTGAGTTTAAGGTCTTTTATTGCGACTAAAGCAGTTTTCTCTTTCAACCTATATCTTGCACAAGTATCTAGAACTTTAAACATTCGGGTTGTAACTGCTCCCGAAGGAGTGCTTAGGCCCAAAAAGACAGTAAATAATAATAGATATTTCATATAGATAATTCAATCATCTTTTTTAGATAAAGCTCTAGAACGTTGGAACCATTTATTGCTTCTATACAAAAGGAGAAACATTTTAGACAATAGAATAAAAGTAAGCGCTTCTAAATAAATAAAAAAATGATCATTCAAATTCATATTTTTCTTAATTTACATTTGATTAAAGTTGCTTGAGTTCATCATCTGTTAATGAGCAAAAACCACCTGAGCATCTTTCAGATTTATTTAAATCTGCAACGGACTCCGATCCACCGATAATTAAATTATGATTTGACATTTTATAAAATTTCTCGTGAACAGAATCACTGAACTTTTTTTCCTTCTCATACTCTAATTCGCACGGATCAATGTTGTCATCAAACCACTCATCGTATTGAATATAATTTGACTTTGCATAATATGTCATATACCTAGACTAATACGACATAGGAATAAATACCACCCATTCAAGTCAAAGCTAGTTTGGTTGTTTTTCAACAAGTTCCTTAAGATATTTCTTTTTGAGTAGCTTTTTTCTTTCTTTCAAGAACCTTTTTAATTGTTGTAACTTCAAATCGATCGGTGAAGATATTCAGCAGATTCAATGTACATCAAAGTTATTTTGATGTAATGCATTTTGTAGAACTATCATTACCATCAAGCTTTTGAATTTTGGATATATCCAAATCAGATATCTCCAGCCCATAAAGTTCAGCGATCTTAGTCATCGCCAAACCTTCTGCATCTGTCCATGCTTCTGCTAATACCGACCAGGTTTTTTGACTAAATTCAACTCCCAAATTTTCGTTGTTAGCTCTTTTTTTATCTATCTCCACCACTTTCTTTAGCCCATCCGTAGACAGGTGACTTTTAATCCTTAAGAAAACAACCTCCAACATTGAGTAATAAAACTTTTCCATTGCTTTGTTATATGCCCATTCAGCTTCCTTTTGCGCCTTTTTTGCAGATTCAGTTGTAATCTCCATACTCATTTTTTCTTTAAGGAAGTGAGTTCTTTCATATATTGTAGTTATCTGAGTTATGTCTTTAAGAATAAAATTTGAAAATCAGCTCGTAAAAAAATAATTTAAATAAGTGCTATCCTCAAAATCAAATAAATTTTTACTAACTGCTCTTTCCATTAAACCTATGGTTTTGTCGATTACATTAAATTGAAAAATGTCTTTAGAGCTTACAGATTTAATCAAAGATTTTATAGCAACAAACCTCCTCTCAAAAGTTGAACTAGATTTCTTGGAGAGTGAACTATGGGAGACCCTCGAGCATATCGATGAAATAACTTCCTTGACCTCTGCTCCAGTCAATATTTCTAAAGAATTGAAATTAAAAGATGGTTCATCATGGCAATTATGTTGTGCAGCAGTACTTGATGATGCCAGACCACAAAAAAACTCTCGAACAGAACAACTTAGAAAATTAATAGAAAAATTTTCTCTCCAATAGTTATCCTTCTCTAAGATTTAAATTTAATAGATTTGAAATGTTTGACAAGAGATATAAATCTCACTTATTTAATAAAATTATCTTTCTAAATTTATAAAAAAACATTCCTGTTTTCTCATAAAGATGTTTTGGTTCTTTTTTAAGTTCTAAATCATATGGATTGATAAAAATAGTCAACAATATTCTAAAGGCAGTATAAAGATTTTTACTAGACTTTATATCCTGATATTTTTCATTTCTCAATTTGTTAATTATACGCTTATCTAACAAAGCCTCTAGAGAGTCAAGGGCTATATCTTTCTCCCTTGTACTGATTGTAGATAACAAAACCATCAATCCTTTTATTGATGAATCATCTCCGCTAATAACGTTATTAAGAACACTTTGATAGAGATTCTCCCATTTGTAGGGTTCGTTCCTAAAAAGGTTAGAAGCAGGCTCCTTTGAATTAAGCTTTAACAATCTCTTTTTTTCATCGTTATCGTCTTGAGCAGAATTCCAATATTCATACAAAGGCGATGATTGAGCGATATTCATATCTGTTTAGTGAGAATGAAAATTAAGTAAAATTAGAAATTACATTTACTTGGGTATGCATTTTCACATCAGTGCATTGCATACAGAACTATTATTTCACAAGTGTATAAATCTGTTTCATTATGCGCTATCCATTTAAAATCAGATAAGAATACTGTTCCTAAAGAATATTTGATCTACTTCGTGTAAGTAGTATTACTAAAGGAAGAATAAATAATATACAGAAGTATTGAAGTCTATATTATTTGGATAAACATCAACTTTTTTTACAACCACAATTTCTTAGTCAAAGATCAATAATTATCTAAATGTAATAGCTATAAATAATAAAAAGAACTCAAAAACTACGAACAAATTATTTTTGCAGTATTATTCACGCCTATTGAAAAATCATCAATATTTAGATCTAAAGCCTCTAAGGTTTTTGCGGCATCAATTTTACCAGCCGCAAAACTTTCACAAACGGAACTAACTTGATCAGTTCTTGATGCTTGCGTTTTTGTGGGAAATAAAAAGCAAAAGGATATTGGTAAAACAAGAAGTAATTTCATTTGGTCTTAGCTATTTTGAAAAGTTTTCTCCAATAAACTCACTTGAGTTCGATATGCATCACCTTTAGAGCCGCATAGTTTCTCATGATCCGTTAACGGAATCCAAGACCAATCAAGTCTTACAGTTAAAGACCAGAACATAATGATGTGACCAAAAAAAAGGATGGGCCAATCAAGACCTATAAATTCAGAGTGAAAAACAGGATGCATTACTAAATCAAACAGAAATTGAAGAACTAGCTTGGTATGAACCCGCCAGGAGGAAAAGCGATAAAAGGGAAAAATTACCTAACTAAATTTTAACCACTTCTACTCTTGCTAAATGGATGGTAAAGGTAGGGACAACCAGCAAGAGTGATGTAACGCAAAAAGAAAAAAAACCTTAAAAACCAATGCTTATAGTTTATTTCGTCCTAAAAAACCAATGATTTAAAATTTTTATTTAATGAGCGGCGACAATTTGCTTGGAGAACAACCTCTAAAGTTTTACTCAGAAGAGGTAACTGAAACCAAAATCGAGCTAGTTCATCGCTTACTAATACTTAATGCTCAAAAAAATTCAATAGTAGATTTAGATAGAAAACACAAAGAATGGGGAAATGAATTAGCAAGTTAAAAAAATGCTCAGATGGGTTTAGAAAAGTCTTTTTATCAATAATTATCCATAATTCTTTTTTACAGCTTTGATAGATATAATTCTCAAGCCATAAAACCCTAAAAATCGTAGAGTTAAATCACATTTAATTTTTACCTAGGATATATTCATTTGTATTGTTTTTAAACTCATTTACTAGATCTTTTGGATCAATGATTAATCAATTTTTAACTTTCTTCTTTTCAATTCTTATTCTTCTCACAATTACCCCCCATAAAGCAAATGCAATAATAACTGATCTGCCAGAGTGTGTTGTCGTAACGCACTGCGTGAGAGAAGACTTTAAAGTAAATGATTTAGAAAATGCTTTTAAGAAAGCAACCAAAATAGTTTCTGAAACAGCCAGAACAAAAATAGTTGAAAAGACTGATTCATTTATTCATGCTGAAGCGAAGACAAAATGGAGAAGATATACCGATGATCTACTGCTCAAAGCAATTCCAGAAAAAGGTATTATTCAAGTCAGATCAGAATCAAGAGTAGGAATTGGAGATAATGGTGTGAATCAGAAGAGAGTTGATGATTTTGCTTATCGTCTAATGACAGAAAGAGACATCACTAACTGACATACAAAAAATCAATTTAAATACCCCTGAAAAGTCATTGATTTTGAACATAATAAATTTTTCGATTAAGTTTGTTTGCGAAGGTATGGCTTAAGCGTAAAAAGTAAGTGATTTTTTATACAAATTGCTTTTCTTTTTATGCTTCTAGCAGCATTTGAACCTGGTAGAGAAATGGCCATCGCCAACTTTTTCCTAGCCATTTTCTGTCTGTTTACCGTTGCCCTTCCTTTCTTACTCATCACCCGTGGAAACAAAACAGAAGCAAATCGGGACTTCATTGCAGCAACAGTTAACCCATGGTCTCAAGTTGTTAAAGAAGCTGAGTTAGCACAAGTGGTTCTATCTGAAATCACCTCGTCAGTAAAAATGGAAACCAATCTGGAAATAGCTTCTGAGCAAAATGTCGAGCCGAGTCTAGAATCAGGAGACGTTATTTCTCTGGAAATAAAGGGAAGTGATGAATTGGATGAGTCAACAACTCAAACATTACCAGTGGAGGAAGAATTGTTAGCTGCTTAAAATCTAAACACTACTAGTAAATTCAGATTGTCAGACGATTAAAAAGGGGCAACTTAAGCCCCTTTTTAATGATCTATTTAACTTTTCGGTTCCATCTGATTCATATATAGAACATGAGGGTGTTTACTCCCGCCTTCACTAGCGTCTATCCATTCTTTGTATTCCTCTCTTAATGCTTGACTGTCTTTCCCACCTAATTCTTTTATCCTTCGGAAAGCGTCCTTCATTGTCACGTCAAGTGTTCTTTTTAAACTGATCGAAGGTATCTTCATACTAAATTACCCACCAAAGAATCAGTAATGAAAGTACAAACCAAAAATGCAAATGTCATTGCCAAGGGTTTTTGAAATAGTTCATTTGGTGAGTTCATCTAAATATCTATCAACTAGCGAAGCATGCTAATGAAGCACAATAAATAAAAAGAAAACACATTTCTAATGGTTTACGTGAAAAAACGGAGAGGTAAAATTGATTTGATTTCATATATACATCATCTAAATGTTTGATACGTGCTGCGTGTTCGGGTTCCCCATATAACATTGCATATAAATAGGTTGTGAAGATTAGCAAGATCGCCATTATGAAAATATGAAACGCTTATTTCCTTTATTATTAATATCCTTGGTTCTCTTATTTTCTTCAGTCATATCAGCTAATGCTGAGTCGGAATTTGAGATGTATTTAAGAGATTTTTATCAAAAACAAGAGAAAGCAAGCAACATACTGAAAGAAATTGAGATAGATTTAAAAGATGGATCCAGAGACAGAGTTTGTGCAAGGCAAAGAGAAGCTGCTAGCTATGGAATCGAAGCTACAGAGTCGTTGATTAAAGCATTTAAAACAAATGGTTCTAAAACTGAAATAGAGAATCTTCAAGCAGGGCTAGATAAATGGAGAGAGTTGAGAGACTATTGCTAGCAACTTTTCTCTTGCAAAGTAAATGGATTTATTAGTTATTGTTTTTTTTATTGCCACAATTTGGCTCATAAGAAAATTGGCATGGAATGTAGAAGAGGGAACCAATGAACAAAGAGAACGAAATCCAGAGTTAAATACAAAAAACTTCGATATGCATGAAAGAAGACTTGAACAATTTTCAAAGTCAAAATACAAAAACCGTATGTTTTATATTGGCGCTGATGGTACTTGCTACTATTACTCAGCTACTGGAAGAAAAATTTTTTGCTGATGGATGAAATATCTCAATGGGTTATTGCTGCTTTAATTGGAACATCTATTGCCGTCTTCTTGGCTTGGTTTAACAAATCCGGTTCGGACTTTAAAGACGGATTTGGGCCAAAAAGCAAAAGGACGAAAAAGAAAACATAAATTGCATCTTCTAAAAAATTAAAAAGCTTTGTACGTGCACTATTTAGGACTCAATGAACCTAGAGGCAAAAGGCATCTGACGGATTACTAGAGCAATTACAATAAAAAAATCAATCTACTTAAAACGACAAGTGGCAAATCAATCAAATGAACAAGCGCCTAAATATTTTTTAATCGAAAGATAATCAGTATTATTTACTTCCTACTCCAGTAAAAACAAATCCATTAAGAATACAGAAATCATAAGCAAAAAGCTTAAGATGTTCAGGCATCTCAATCCATTTCATTTCCTCAATTTTATTTAATTGCTCTGAACTTAGATTCTCTGCTTTAGCATATTCCAGCATCATCTTTGACCAACTATCAGAATAAATATCTACGTAAAATGCCTTTTGATTTTGATCAAAGAAATTAATTTTATCTTGCTTTGTACTAACTTTTTTAGACAGTTGCTTATAGTATTCAATGTCCGATGTCATGATTATTTGTTTATTTGAAAATCCAACCTAATGAATTTACTTTTAAATAGTGATGAGATGTTCAAAATCTATACATTAAGTAGTCTGCGAAATCAAATGTTGGACAGATTTTACCTTTGAAATGGAAAAGATAAAGTATAAAAGCTAATTTAACTTGAAAATAATAAGAACTTCATCGTTTTATTATTAATCCCACTGTGGGGGAATACGTCTCCATCCAGTTGACAATAATTTCCTCCATAGTTTTATTGCCAAACCTCTTCTCATCCTCTTGCGATTTTTTAAAAGCGGGGGTCCATTTGATTCAAGCCTTCCCCTCTCAATCCAAACCTTAGGGTTTTGATCCCAGCTCTCCCAATCATATCTAAACCTAAGTATCCATATTCCATTTACTTTCCTAATCCAACCATCTCGCTTCATAACAGCAAACAAGTTAAAAGTACAAATGCACCATAGACGTTGTTGGTGTTTTAATGGGACTTTTTGGATGTAGCTTTGTTTTTCCGTTTCGGCAGAGCTGTCATATCAGACTTAGGAATGCTGAATGGAGTAAACAATTTCATAGTGTTGATGGATATTTCAGATACTTGAATTTTAAGATCAACAAAAAATTTAATGCATGGGTGAAACTACCCTAAAAATATTCGCATTGCACTACAACATACGATGTGTGGTAGTAGCTAAATTCAAAAAAAAGTTAAATTAAAATGTTAATTCCTTATCACGTAATAATGTTTGGGATTTTATTAATAACAGGTTTTGCATCAATTCTTCTGATGTCAGAAGGAGAAGACGGATTAAGAAAAAATAAAGCAAAGATTTCAAAATCAAAATTCGATTTGAACAGTTATTAAATTATTTGTGACTAGAAAACTATTTAAGCAAAGCAAGTCCAATCTAGGTTTCGATGATTTGTTAAAAACGGAGCTGGTGTGCAAACCTTCTCCCCATCCGGTGTTACGTAGCACCTTTCAATGCCCCAACTTCGTTCAATGATTTTAACCTCAGTAGAACCTTTTAGAAACGGGGGGGCCGCAATTTGAGATCTGTTCATATTAATCAGTAACTATTCATTTTTAGCTCCTAAAAAATTTTTATCAATCAGTAAATAAATCCATTGACGTTGAATCAAGTGCAAAACACACAAACTTAATAAAAATAAATTTTAAAGCTAAAGCTAGGTTTTGTTTTTTTATTTTAGATAGCCAATTAAAATTGGTATATAGATATCGATCTTTCAAATCCGACTCAAAGAGACCGGATCAACTAAATGCTTATCATGCACTTTTCACCAAACCAGTAATCCTCACTTTAAATACAAATACTCCTAATACATATAAAATTCATGAAGTAACCATGAACTGGTTTTAACTTAATGGGCAAAGAATCTAAGCCGTGTCAAAAGAAAGATTCATGTTATTAAGCAAAAGGGAAATGACACCTCTCATCCTATAGCTATAGTCAGAGAGTGAATCAGAAGTTTATTGACAAAGAAGCGAAATGAAAAGAATAAAGCTCAATCAAGAATCTGAGGAAGTTGGAAACACTTATAAAGTGATCGCAATATCTTTAACAGTTGGACTAAATATAATTATCTTTACTTGGTTCTTTCTCTTTTCCGGGTTGACCAAATAAAATATCTATAATAAAAGATGTGCAAATATGAATTTATCAGAGTATCAATAAGTCAAAGGAAGCGGGTTAATAAACCTAAAATCACCTAAAGGATTAGCTTTATTTACTTGTTCAGGTATATTTTTTACATACAAATCACAAACAAACGAGTCAAAAGAAAATACGCATTTTTTTTTTATAAGGTTCAGAAATAATCTCTCCAAAAAAAAAAAAAAATGCAAGTAGATCTAAATGAACTAGCAAATTCATACGAGGTCGTTCCCGTATCTCTTAGTGATCCTTTTAAATCATTAGTTGCGGAACCATCAACGATGGAAGTACTTAGATTCATACCCATTATTGCCTTTATTGCTTTAATCATTACAGCTGTATGGAGACAGGGTATGAAGTTCCCAGTAAAAGCTATTGGCGATTTAAAAAAAGACAGCAAGCAAGATTAAATCTATGAGTGGATTTAAACGATTTTCTTTTAATTTTTAATGGTTGTAGGATTAATTAAATATCATTAAGATCATGTAACAGCTACTGAAAATTAGAGG
This is a stretch of genomic DNA from Prochlorococcus marinus str. MIT 0912. It encodes these proteins:
- a CDS encoding DUF3804 family protein → MSSKEEILSILEAFASTERMGSFFLDNATPDFLFIRPSGNPIDAKGFQEMWSSGDLVLQSAEVTKVHKFELLGSNAAMCVFTLGSKFTYKGTQNDDLPTVTSIFKKIDEKWKVAWMQRSSGQSDMTLWND
- a CDS encoding chlorophyll a/b-binding protein, giving the protein MNKETNYWKTAEQMNGRLAMMGFFAAVINYGITGWIIPGIV
- a CDS encoding high light inducible protein encodes the protein MTTQNNSNRNIDPEKVTAERLNGYAALFGCIALVGAYATTGQIIPGFV
- a CDS encoding high light inducible protein, producing the protein MQPSNKTILERSIGRPAMMAFVLLTGIYLTTGQLIPGVV
- a CDS encoding chlorophyll a/b-binding protein — translated: MTSSTSSQVITEYGKQNIFGRETQPQLVEDYTSYPEEAEKTNGRWAMIGMVSLLVSYFTTGQIIPGIF
- a CDS encoding type 1 glutamine amidotransferase, whose amino-acid sequence is MSRLLVLQHLERERPGLFVNLAEERGFSVCTFRLDLGDSLPELRNGDLLLVLGGPMGIRDIGTSTYPWLVEEIGLIKEALNQGVGLIGVCLGAQLLAYAAGGDVEMIQDEVSHQPLAEIGWDNIFPQSLEDNFKLTRLLRHPFPVLHWHGDRILLPNSAELIASSCRCKEQLFSIGPLAYGMQFHVEIDDEMVDTWISEDHKLISSALGADGQSILKQQQKEFGHKTLDSRLEFLNTLFDLLI
- a CDS encoding non-structural protein (NS2)-like protein; this translates as MFKVLDTCARYRLKEKTALVAIKDLKLKYEGKDESEAELFIKLYCSVFTPNENVDF
- a CDS encoding inward rectifier potassium channel; this encodes MSLELTDLIKDFIATNLLSKVELDFLESELWETLEHIDEITSLTSAPVNISKELKLKDGSSWQLCCAAVLDDARPQKNSRTEQLRKLIEKFSLQ
- a CDS encoding DUF1499 domain-containing protein, with the translated sequence MINQFLTFFFSILILLTITPHKANAIITDLPECVVVTHCVREDFKVNDLENAFKKATKIVSETARTKIVEKTDSFIHAEAKTKWRRYTDDLLLKAIPEKGIIQVRSESRVGIGDNGVNQKRVDDFAYRLMTERDITN
- a CDS encoding DUF1651 domain-containing protein; this encodes MKRDGWIRKVNGIWILRFRYDWESWDQNPKVWIERGRLESNGPPLLKNRKRMRRGLAIKLWRKLLSTGWRRIPPQWD